One part of the Lycium ferocissimum isolate CSIRO_LF1 chromosome 8, AGI_CSIRO_Lferr_CH_V1, whole genome shotgun sequence genome encodes these proteins:
- the LOC132067061 gene encoding transmembrane 9 superfamily member 7-like, translating into MWKVFGENGLRMMFWSLQRLLLIILLFPCHLQLHAFYLPGVAPRDFQTGDSLHVKVNKLSSTKTQLPYDYYFLAYCKPPRVSNSAENLGEVLRGDRIENSVYTFKMRETESCKVACRIKLDAVSAKNFKDKIDEDYRVNMILDNLPVAVPRQKVDRNGEKFYERGFEVGFKGTFVGRKERSYFVNNHLNFKVMYHEDVETGTARVVGFEVTPLSTNHDYKKWDEENIQLTTCKPGKPTVFGTDSVPQEIGADNEVVFTYDVSFESSNIRWASRWDSYLHMNGDQIHWFSIINSLMIVLFLSGIVAMIIMRTIYRDIANYNQLEQDEALEESGWKLIHGDVFRPPENSSLLCVHVGTGVQVLGMSLVTMIFALLGFLSPSNRGGLMTAMVLLWLFMGLFAGYSSARLYKMFKGTDWKKMSLKTAYMFPGFLFAIFFVLNALILGEKSSGAVPFQTMFILVLLWFGVSVPLVFLGTFIGYRKPAPEDPVKTNKIPRLIPLQPWYMNPIFTTLFGGILP; encoded by the exons ATGTGGaaagtttttggagaaaatggatTGAGAATGATGTTTTGGTCATTGCAGCGGCTTTTGTTGATCATACTACTATTCCCATGTCACTTGCAATTGCATGCTTTCTATCTTCCTGGCGTTGCCCCTCGCGATTTTCAAACT GGCGATTCTCTCCATGTTAAAGTAAACAAGCTTTCATCCACGAAGACACAACTGCCATACGATTATTACTTCTTGGCCTATTGTAAACCTCCAAGAGTTTCCAACAGTGCAGAGAACTTGGGGGAAGTTCTCCGAGGTGACCGCATTGAGAATTCTGTTTATACT TTCAAGATGAGAGAGACAGAGTCCTGCAAGGTGGCTTGTAGAATCAAACTTGACGCTGTTTCTGCTAAGAATTTCAAAGACAAGATTGATGAAGATTACCGAGTTAACAT GATTCTGGACAATCTTCCTGTGGCAGTTCCTCGGCAAAAAGTGGacagaaatggagaaaaatttTATGAACGTGGATTTGAAGTTGGATTTAAAGGAACATTTGTGGGG AGGAAAGAGAGAAGTTATTTTGTAAATAACCATTTGAATTTCAAAGTTATGTATCATGAGGATGTTGAGACAGGCACTGCTCGTGTTGTTGGTTTTGAAGTTACTCCCCTCAG TACTAACCATGACTACAAGAAGTGGGATGAAGAGAACATTCAATTAACGACATGCAAGCCTGGGAAGCCAACTGTTTTCGGAACTGACTCTGTACCTCAAGAGATCGGTGCTGACAACGAAGTAGTTTTTACATATGACGTTTCCTTTGAG TCAAGTAATATCAGATGGGCATCACGTTGGGACTCATACCTTCATATGAATGGAGATCAGATCCATTGGTTTTCAATTATCAATTCTTTGATGATTGTGCTTTTCCTATCTGGTATAGTAGCTATGATCATTATGAGAACTATATACCGAGACATTGCCAACTACAATCAGTTGGAACAAGATGAAGCCCTGGAAGAATCTGGATGGAAGTTGATACATGGAGATGTCTTCAGGCCACCTGAAAATTCCAGTTTACTGTGTGTGCATGTTGGGACAGGAGTCCAAGTTCTTGGAATGTCCCTTGTCACAATGATATTTGCTTTACTTGGGTTTCTTTCACCTTCGAATCGTGGTGGGCTAATGACCGCCATGGTTTTGTTATGGCTGTTCATGGGCTTATTTGCTGGTTATTCCTCCGCTCGATTATACAAGATGTTCAAAGGAACAGACTGGAAAAAAATGTCACTGAAAACAGCCTATATGTTCCCTGGTTTTCTTTTCGCCATCTTTTTCGTGCTGAATGCTCTAATATTGGGAGAGAAATCTTCTGGAGCCGTACCGTTTCAGACAATGTTCATCCTGGTGCTACTTTGGTTCGGCGTTTCAGTACCATTAGTCTTCCTGGGAACCTTCATTGGTTATAGAAAACCGGCACCTGAGGATCCTGTTAAAACAAATAAGATTCCGAGATTGATCCCTTTGCAGCCTTGGTACATGAATCCTATCTTCACCACACTTTTCGGAGGCATACTTCCATAA